ATGTGGGTGCGGGGTCTGCCCCCGCGCCTGCGCCCTATAGTGGAACGCTCCGCTCAACCCGGTGAGGGTGTCGAGCGGAGCGATGCGCTTTTGAACCCGGATCAGGCCTCTTCCGGCCGGGCAACCCGACGCTCCCGGATACGGGCGGCCTTGCCGGTCAGGTTCCGCAGGTAGTACAGCTTCGCTCGGCGGACGACGCCGCGGCGGACGACCTCGATGGAGGCCAGGCGCGGGCTGTGGACGGGGAACGTGCGCTCGACGCCGACGCCGTACGAGATGCGCCGGACGGTGAACGTCTCGTTCACCCCCGAGCCCTGCCGCTTGATGACGACGCCCTCGAAGGCCTGGATGCGCTCACGGGAACCCTCGATGACCTTCACGTTCACCCGGACGGTGTCGCCAGGCCGGAAGGCGGGGATATCATTGCGGAGGTACTCGCGCTCGATCTCCTTGATAATGTCAGGCATGATTTCACCCCTTGTACGTGACGTTCGTACCGGTGCTTCCGAGCGTAGCAAGCGGGCCGGCAGCGGACCGTCCGTGATTACACGCAAACCATTATACCAGGGCAGGTTGCCCCTGGCAACATCAACGTTCCTGTGCCCGGCGCCACTCCGCCACGAGGGCCCGTTCGGCCGGCGTGAGGTCAGCAGTCTCCAGCAGGTCCGGCCGCCGCTCCAGCGTGCGGCGCAGCGCCTGCTCCCGCCGCCACCGCTCGATGGCGCCGTGGTTGCCCGACAGGAGGATCTCCGGCACCCGCATCCCCTCGAACTCGACGGGGCGGGTGTACTGCGGCCCCTCCAGCAGGCCGGAGGTGTGCGACTCGGCGACGCTGGACTCCAGGTCCCCCAGCACGCCCGGGATCAGACGGGCCACCGCCTCCACCACGACCAGGGCGGCCAGCTCGCCGCCCATCAGCACGTAGTCGCCGATGGAGATCTCGTCGGTGGCCAGGGCCCGGATGCGCTCATCGAACCCCTCGTAGCGGCCGCAGACGAGGATCAGGTGATCCTCCTGCGCCAGCTCCTCGGCCAGCCGCTGGTCGAAGCGGCGCCCCTGCGGGTCCATGAGGATGATGCGCGGCGGCCGGGCGCCTGCGGGGCCGCGCCCCGCCGCCCAGCGCACCGCGGCGAAGACCGGCTCCGGCTTCATCAGCAGGCCGGCCCCACCCCCGTAGGGGTAGTCGTCGGTCTGCTGGTGCTTGCTCAGGGCGTGGTCGCGGATGTTGACCACCCTGAGGTCGATGATCCCCGCCTCGTTGGCGCGGCCGAGGATCGACTCGCGGAAGACCGGCGCCACGATGGCCGGGTGGATCGTGAGAAGCTGGATCAGCATCGGGCTAGTCCTCCAGCAGGCCGGGGATCGGGTCGATCACCAGGCGGCCGGCCTCGAGGTCGATCTCCTTGACGAACTGGCGCACGGCGGGAACCATGTACCGCTTCCCGGGCGCCGTCTCCACCACGTAGAGATCGTGCACCGGGCTGTTGTGGTCCACCTCGACCACCCGCCCCAGAAGGGTGCCCCGGGTGTCCACCACGTCCAGGCCGATCAGGTCGAAGTCGTAGTAATAGCCCTCGGGCAGCGGGTACGCCTCGGCGCGCGGGACCAGCAGGTTCACGCCGCGCAGCGTCTCGGCCTTGTTCCGGTCGGTGATGCCCTCGATCTCCAGGATCACCAGGTTCTTGACGAAGCCGCGGAACCGAACCCCCGCCGGCCGCTCCGGACCGTCCAGCAACACCCGCCGGAGGGTGGTGAACCGCTCGGGGAAGTCGGTGACGGGAAAGACCCGCACCGCCCCCCGCACCCCGTGGGGCGCGGTCACCTGCCCGATCCGGACCAGCTCGGTACTGGACCGCTGGGCCACTACGCCTCACCCCGGATCGCAATCACCTTTCCGTCCTCAACCACGATCTCGGTCGCCATGACGGCCTCGAGGTTGTCGCCGACGCCCACGGTGGCAATCGCCTGCACCGTGCCCTGCACGACCTCAGACCCCAGCGGCAGCGACTGGATGTGGCTGATCTCCTGCTGGAGCTGCGCCTTCTTCTCGGCGCGCACCGCCCGCTCCTGCTCCACCAGCTGCCGCAGCTGCATCTGCTGCTGCGGGCTGATGGAGGCGGTCAGCTGGGCGCGCTTGACCTGGCTCTCCAGCTCGTTCATCTCGGCGTCCAGCTGCTGGATCGCCGCGTTCAGCTCCGCGGTCAGCCGGGCCTTGAGGCCGTCGGTCACCCGCGCCTTGATCGTGACGGGACGCAAGATCTGCAAGCTCATGACATGAACTCCACCATTACTCGGCGGCCATCCTTCACGGCGGCCGCCTTGACCACCGTGCGAATCGCCTTAGCGACCCGCCCCTGCCGTCCGATCACCTTGCCCATATCGCTGTCGGCCACGCGGACCTCAAGCGTGACGGACCGGGGGGATTCCACCGCCGTGATTTTGACCTGATCCGGGTGTTCCACGAGCCCCTTCACCAGGATCTCTACGAGCCGCTCCAGCATGAAGCAACAACCCCCTGTTCTGGGGTGGGTCGTCCTCGCCCCTTACTTCTTCGCCTCGTCCAGCCTCTTCATCACGCCGGCCTGGGAGAGCAGCGAGCGGGCGGTATCGGTGGGGGTGGCGCCCTTCAGCAGCCAGTTCAGCGCCTTCTCCTCGTCAACCTTCAGCACGGCCGGCTGCTTGGTCGGGTCGTAGTAGCCGATCTCCTCCACGAACCGGCCGTCGCGGGGCGAGGTGGACTCGGCGACGACGAGCCGGTAGAACGGAGCCTTCTTCATACCCATCCGCTTCAGGCGAATCTTGAGAGCCATTCTGGTTCATCCTCCTTGAGTGTTCACAGCCCAATCTATCTGTGCACATCCCGTCCCGGACGGGAGGGATGGAGCACCGCACTGTCCTAGCGGCGGCCGAAGAGCCCGCCGAAGCCCCCGCCCGGAAGCCGGGGCATCTTGCCGCCTCGCTTCATCATCTTCTCCAGACCGCCGAGTTGCTTCATCATCTTCCGGGCCTGCTCGAACTGCTTGATCAGCCGGTGCACCTCGGCGATCGGCCGGCCGGAGCCCTTGGCGATGCGCTCCCGGCGGCGCACGTTGATGATGTCGGGGTTGCGCCGCTCCTTCGGCGTCATGGAGAGGATCATCGCCTCGATGTGCTTGAGCTCTTTCTCGTCGATGTTGATGTCCTTCAGCTGGGCCCCGACGCCGGGCAGCAGCTTCAGGATGTCCTGCAGGGGCCCCATGCGCCGCATGGCCCGCATCTGCTCCAGGAAGTCCTCGAAGTCGAACTGCGCCTTCAGCATCTTCCTGGTCATTTCCTCGGCCTGCTTGCGGTCCACCTGCTCCTGGGCCTTCTCGATGAGCGTCAGCACGTCGCCCATGCCCAGGATGCGGGAGGCCATCCGGTCGGGGTGGAAGGGCTCCAGCGCGTCCAGCTTCTCGCCGACGCCGACGAACTTGATCGGCCGCCCGGTCACCTCGCGCACCGAAAGCGCAGCGCCGCCGCGGGTGTCGCCGTCCAGTTTGGTCAGGATGACGCCGTCGATTCCCAGCTTGCCGTGGAAGTGCTCGGCCGTCGTCACCGCGTCCTGGCCGATCATTGCGTCGATCACCAGCAGGGTGTCGTGGGGCTTCAGGCGCTCCTTGATCTGCCGGAGCTCCTCCATCAGCTCCTCGTCGATCGTGAGCCGGCCCGCCGTGTCGACGATGATCACGTCGCGCCGCTCCTGTGCGGCGTAGTCGAAGGCTCGCTGGGCGATGTCCACCGGGCTCACCTGGTCGCCCTCGGCGTAGACCGGCACGCCCACCTGCTCGCCCAGCACCTGCAGCTGCTTGATGGCGGCCGGGCGGTAGACGTCGGCGGCCACCAGGAGAGGCTTCTTCCCCTCCTTCTTCAGCCTGAGCGCCAGCTTGGCCGCGTGCGTGGTCTTGCCGGCGCCCTGCAGGCCGCAGAGCATGATGATCGTCGGCGGCCGGTCGGCCATGGTGAGGCCGACGTTGGCGCCGCCCATCAGCGTGACCAGTTCCTCGTAGACGATCTTTATGACCATCTGCGCCGGGTTCAGCGTCTCGAGGACCTCCTGGCCCACGGCCCGCTCCTTCACCCGGGCGATGAACGACTTGACCACCTTGAAGTTGACGTCGGCCTCCAGGAGGGCGAGCCGCACCTCCCGCAGCGCCTCGGTCACGTCAGACTCCGTCAGCTTACCCTTGCCCCTGAGCCGTTTGAACGCCTCCTGAAGGCGTTCTTGAAGGGATTCAAACAAGCGCTTCCCACCCTTTCTTATATAGAAGGGTTGGCATCATGCTTCCGCCTGCAGGGCCGCCAGCGTGCGGCGGGCGGCGGCGAGGTCATCCCGGTCCAGGGCCGCCGCGAGTTCGGCCAGCAGCTCCTTGCGCCGCAGGTGCTCGGCCACGAAGCCCAGCCGCTGCTCGTACTCCTGCAGCGCCGCCTCCGACCGCCGGATCAGCTCGTGCACGGCCTGCCGGCTCACGCCGTCGGCGTCCGCGATCTCGGCGAGCGAGAGGTCCTCGAGGTAGTAGGCCCGGATCAGCTCCTGCTGCCGCTCCGTGAGCAGCGGGCCGTAGAAATCAAAGAGCAGGGCGATCCGTGGAATATCCTTCATCGAAGCCGCCCCCTCCGGCGTGATCCCCTGTCAAGGAATTCCCCTTGACAGCGCCGTCGCCTGTTTGAGTATAGGCGGCCCGACCGCGCCTGTCAAGGGGTTCGTATTGACATCGTGCGGAGATCCCTCAGGGCGTTGGCCGGTGCCTGGCAGTGCGCCCACAACTCCCTCAATCCTTGGGCCGTCGGTCCTTGCGAGACTCCAGGCGCCTCACTCTCGTTTCCAGCCGAAAGACCCAGACACTGCCGGCCACAAAAGCAACGAACGCGAGCTACCCGGCCACCGTGTTGAACACATCCCAGAAGCGCCCCATATGCACCTCCAAGCTGAGTCTGTCTGATCTTGACTGCGGGGCCACGCCTAAGGTTGCCGCTTCCAGCGATCTGCGTCCCGCTCCCGGTACTTGGCCAGTACCCGGCCAAACGCCTCCTCGAGGTCGATGTTCATCTGGTTGGCCATGGCTGCCACGACGAAGAGAATGTCGCCCAGCTCCAGGGCCACATCCCCCGTGTCCTCCGTCGGCTTCTTCGTCTTCGGCCCCCACCGGTGGTTGACCTCGCGGGCCAGCTCGCCCACCTCTTCCGTCAGCCGGGCGAGGTTGGCCAGCGGATCCCAGTAGCCGAAGGGAGCGATCCAGCGGTCGACCTCCCGCTGCACTTCCCGCAAATCCATGCGCTCACCTCCCGAGCAGAGCGGGGCTGCGCCACACGCCGCTCCCGGCCCCAACAGGGGCGGAGCTACAGCAGCAGCCAGGCCAGGGTCGCCAACAGCCCCACGCCGCCTGTGGCGGCGGCTGCGGCGGCCCCGCGAATCAGGTTGACCCGCCCGCGCAGGTAGCGGTCCAGCGGCGAGACCTCCAGGCTCTCGCCCACAGCCTCCCGGAAGCGGCGCAGCACCCTGGGGTAGCGCGTAAGCGGCAGCGGCCGCTCAGGCAGATCCAGGACGTGGGGATCCGCGACGGACCGGCGCAGGTAGGCGGAGAGCGTGGCCGCCCACTCCTGCATCTCGGGCGAAAGCGACTCGCCGGGCAGGCAGAGCTCGGGGTTCAGCTGCGCCACCCGCTCCACGAACCGGACCTGGGCCAGGAGCAGGGCGTCCGCCTCGGCCCCGCGCTGGGACTGGCGCAGCCATTCGGCGTAGGCGGCCAGGCGGAAGCCGGCCGTCACCAGCGGCAGGGGCTCGCCGGGCACCGGGTGCAGGTCGGCGTCGGCCACCAGGCAGGGGTACTCGGTGAAGACCTGTCGCCAGATGGCGGCGGCCTCTTCGGGCCGCCCCTCGCCCCAGGCCTCCCTCGCCCGGGCCAGCAAGGCGCTGAGGTGGACGGCGTAGGCCAGGTAACCCACCGACTTGCCGTCCACCGGCGTGCGGGCGGCCACCGGGTCGGTGACCACCTGCGCCACCAGCCTCGCTGCCCTGGCTTCGGCCTCGGCGGCCTGGCCCGCGTCCAGCAGCTCCCGGATCGGGGGCAGGGCCGCCCGCAGGTGCTGCCGGAGCCGCGCCTGCCGCTCGGCCGTGGGCACCACCCGGCAGTTGCCCTGGGCGTCGGCGTCCAGCTCGCAGCCCAGGCGCCTCAGGTCGCGCTGCACCCGCAGGAACAGGCCTCCCACCAGGCTCAGGTAGATCAACTGGAACCGCCGCTGCCGCTCGGGGACGAACTCGGCGTACTCCCGCTGGAAGGCGGCCCAGCCCGTCTCCACCTCCTTCGCCACGCGGTCCAGCGACCGGTCGACGCCCAGCAGCTGGGCGGCCGTCTCGCGGCCCACCAGCGGCTCCAGCGCCGACGCCACGGCGCTGCCGATGATGCGGGCGCCCTTCTGGATCAGCGGCTGGGACCGCAGCCGGGCGACCAGGTCCGCGTACAGCCGCATGTTCTGCGCGTGCTCGCTCAGCGCCTGCGCCACCGGCCGGCCGGCGGCGGCGATCTGGTCGGCCAGGGCGCGCAGGGCCTGGGG
Above is a genomic segment from Symbiobacterium terraclitae containing:
- the rpsP gene encoding 30S ribosomal protein S16; this translates as MALKIRLKRMGMKKAPFYRLVVAESTSPRDGRFVEEIGYYDPTKQPAVLKVDEEKALNWLLKGATPTDTARSLLSQAGVMKRLDEAKK
- a CDS encoding YlqD family protein produces the protein MSLQILRPVTIKARVTDGLKARLTAELNAAIQQLDAEMNELESQVKRAQLTASISPQQQMQLRQLVEQERAVRAEKKAQLQQEISHIQSLPLGSEVVQGTVQAIATVGVGDNLEAVMATEIVVEDGKVIAIRGEA
- a CDS encoding KH domain-containing protein; translation: MERLVEILVKGLVEHPDQVKITAVESPRSVTLEVRVADSDMGKVIGRQGRVAKAIRTVVKAAAVKDGRRVMVEFMS
- the ffh gene encoding signal recognition particle protein — encoded protein: MFESLQERLQEAFKRLRGKGKLTESDVTEALREVRLALLEADVNFKVVKSFIARVKERAVGQEVLETLNPAQMVIKIVYEELVTLMGGANVGLTMADRPPTIIMLCGLQGAGKTTHAAKLALRLKKEGKKPLLVAADVYRPAAIKQLQVLGEQVGVPVYAEGDQVSPVDIAQRAFDYAAQERRDVIIVDTAGRLTIDEELMEELRQIKERLKPHDTLLVIDAMIGQDAVTTAEHFHGKLGIDGVILTKLDGDTRGGAALSVREVTGRPIKFVGVGEKLDALEPFHPDRMASRILGMGDVLTLIEKAQEQVDRKQAEEMTRKMLKAQFDFEDFLEQMRAMRRMGPLQDILKLLPGVGAQLKDINIDEKELKHIEAMILSMTPKERRNPDIINVRRRERIAKGSGRPIAEVHRLIKQFEQARKMMKQLGGLEKMMKRGGKMPRLPGGGFGGLFGRR
- the ylxM gene encoding YlxM family DNA-binding protein, producing MKDIPRIALLFDFYGPLLTERQQELIRAYYLEDLSLAEIADADGVSRQAVHELIRRSEAALQEYEQRLGFVAEHLRRKELLAELAAALDRDDLAAARRTLAALQAEA
- the trmD gene encoding tRNA (guanosine(37)-N1)-methyltransferase TrmD yields the protein MLIQLLTIHPAIVAPVFRESILGRANEAGIIDLRVVNIRDHALSKHQQTDDYPYGGGAGLLMKPEPVFAAVRWAAGRGPAGARPPRIILMDPQGRRFDQRLAEELAQEDHLILVCGRYEGFDERIRALATDEISIGDYVLMGGELAALVVVEAVARLIPGVLGDLESSVAESHTSGLLEGPQYTRPVEFEGMRVPEILLSGNHGAIERWRREQALRRTLERRPDLLETADLTPAERALVAEWRRAQER
- the rplS gene encoding 50S ribosomal protein L19, whose protein sequence is MPDIIKEIEREYLRNDIPAFRPGDTVRVNVKVIEGSRERIQAFEGVVIKRQGSGVNETFTVRRISYGVGVERTFPVHSPRLASIEVVRRGVVRRAKLYYLRNLTGKAARIRERRVARPEEA
- the rimM gene encoding ribosome maturation factor RimM (Essential for efficient processing of 16S rRNA), whose amino-acid sequence is MAQRSSTELVRIGQVTAPHGVRGAVRVFPVTDFPERFTTLRRVLLDGPERPAGVRFRGFVKNLVILEIEGITDRNKAETLRGVNLLVPRAEAYPLPEGYYYDFDLIGLDVVDTRGTLLGRVVEVDHNSPVHDLYVVETAPGKRYMVPAVRQFVKEIDLEAGRLVIDPIPGLLED
- a CDS encoding nucleotide pyrophosphohydrolase → MDLREVQREVDRWIAPFGYWDPLANLARLTEEVGELAREVNHRWGPKTKKPTEDTGDVALELGDILFVVAAMANQMNIDLEEAFGRVLAKYRERDADRWKRQP